From Pedobacter indicus, a single genomic window includes:
- a CDS encoding ImuA family protein, protein MKQELINKLKKDILLWQGYKPQSNETDRGIELREIEAAFPNGIFPKGTIHEFIGTRAEHSATSVGFIAVLLSILLNEDDVCLWISTNRKLFPVSLRMFNVNPEQIIFVDVATEKECLWVIEEALKCEGLSAVIAEVNSLNFIESRRLQLAVEKTGVTGFIIRKDNRKEIAAVTAARWKITPVPSETNAGLPGIGFPRWNVELIKVRNGSPRSWVFEWSGDKLINIPFIQQEKRRWFDFQKKQSG, encoded by the coding sequence ATGAAACAGGAGCTAATTAACAAATTAAAAAAAGACATCTTATTATGGCAAGGTTATAAACCTCAAAGTAATGAGACAGATAGGGGTATTGAACTAAGGGAGATTGAGGCCGCTTTTCCGAATGGTATTTTCCCTAAAGGAACTATTCATGAATTTATTGGAACAAGAGCTGAACACTCTGCTACAAGCGTGGGTTTTATTGCTGTTTTACTATCTATTCTATTGAACGAAGATGATGTTTGTTTATGGATAAGTACCAATAGAAAGCTTTTTCCGGTTTCTTTACGGATGTTCAATGTCAATCCTGAGCAAATTATTTTCGTTGATGTCGCAACAGAAAAAGAGTGTTTATGGGTTATCGAGGAAGCTCTAAAATGTGAGGGTTTAAGTGCTGTTATAGCTGAAGTGAATAGTTTAAATTTTATCGAGTCTCGTAGATTGCAATTGGCAGTTGAAAAAACCGGAGTCACTGGTTTTATAATACGAAAAGATAATCGTAAAGAAATAGCAGCGGTTACGGCTGCTCGTTGGAAGATTACCCCTGTTCCGAGTGAAACAAATGCAGGACTACCAGGAATTGGTTTCCCGCGTTGGAATGTAGAATTGATAAAAGTTCGTAATGGAAGTCCCCGAAGTTGGGTTTTTGAATGGTCGGGAGATAAGCTAATTAATATACCTTTCATTCAGCAAGAAAAAAGAAGATGGTTTGATTTTCAGAAAAAGCAATCAGGATAA
- a CDS encoding helix-turn-helix domain-containing protein gives MISGDVRVSDVAFRVGFQDSQYFSKVFKKEIGKSPTDFVRSNSL, from the coding sequence TTGATCAGTGGAGATGTTCGAGTCTCAGATGTCGCTTTTCGTGTCGGGTTTCAAGACAGTCAGTACTTCTCTAAAGTTTTTAAAAAGGAAATAGGTAAAAGCCCCACCGACTTCGTAAGGTCAAATTCACTATAA
- a CDS encoding SDR family NAD(P)-dependent oxidoreductase, with amino-acid sequence MDLKLKGKTALITGSSSGIGYAIALGLAKEGVKVYINGRSQQTLDKAIEKIQNEVKDAKVEGIIADFSKVKDVNALIEKLPEVDILVNNVGVYGDQPFETTDDEKWMLDYEINVMSGVRLSRHYAPRMRDNDWGRIIFISSESAINIPDDMILYGVTKTAYLALSRGLAKYLKGTNVTVNAVLPGPTLADGTKEMFEQIAADHNVSVEEAPAVFIREKRPSSIIQRFATTEEVANMVVYVASPLSSATTGAALRVDGGVVDASF; translated from the coding sequence ATGGATTTAAAATTAAAAGGGAAAACGGCTCTGATAACTGGCTCTTCGTCGGGCATCGGATATGCTATTGCTCTGGGATTGGCAAAAGAAGGTGTCAAGGTATATATTAACGGTCGTTCGCAGCAAACACTAGACAAGGCTATTGAAAAAATTCAAAATGAGGTGAAAGATGCTAAAGTGGAAGGTATTATAGCGGATTTTTCAAAGGTTAAAGATGTGAATGCTCTGATAGAGAAACTTCCAGAAGTAGATATTTTAGTAAATAATGTTGGTGTCTACGGTGATCAGCCATTTGAAACAACAGATGATGAAAAATGGATGCTCGACTATGAGATTAATGTGATGAGTGGCGTACGACTTTCCCGTCACTATGCGCCAAGGATGAGAGATAATGACTGGGGAAGGATTATTTTTATCTCGAGTGAATCGGCTATTAATATACCGGATGACATGATTTTATACGGTGTTACAAAAACAGCATATCTCGCTCTAAGCCGGGGGCTCGCCAAATATCTGAAAGGAACGAACGTAACTGTGAACGCCGTTTTACCCGGACCGACCTTAGCGGATGGCACGAAAGAAATGTTCGAACAAATTGCTGCTGATCATAATGTTTCGGTTGAGGAAGCGCCTGCAGTATTCATTAGAGAAAAAAGACCTTCATCAATTATCCAGCGCTTCGCGACAACCGAAGAAGTTGCGAACATGGTTGTGTATGTAGCAAGTCCACTATCATCCGCTACGACAGGAGCCGCGCTGCGGGTTGATGGGGGTGTCGTGGATGCTAGTTTCTAA
- a CDS encoding SDR family oxidoreductase: protein MKIGITGATGQLGRLVVEKLKQKIDTGDLVALVRSPEKAADLGIEAREFDYTKPEKLVNSLEGVDKLMMISGSEVGQRKTQHENVISAAKKAGIKSIVYTSLLKADSSTLSLAGEHVQTEQMLKTSGIPHTILRNGWYTENYLMSIKEALASGALLGSAGDGKISSATREDFAEAAAVVLTSDNQAGEVYELAGDESYTLRDLAVEVSRQSGNDFPYKNLPESEYVEVLKSIGVPESFAPVIAGWDVSASKGDLFDDSKTLSSLIGRPTTPLTTAVKEALK from the coding sequence ATGAAAATAGGAATAACAGGAGCTACTGGACAACTAGGTCGTTTGGTAGTAGAGAAATTAAAACAAAAAATTGACACTGGAGACTTAGTAGCGTTAGTACGTAGTCCTGAGAAGGCTGCTGATCTGGGGATTGAAGCTCGTGAATTCGATTACACTAAACCAGAGAAACTTGTAAACTCTTTGGAAGGGGTTGACAAACTCATGATGATTTCCGGCAGCGAGGTAGGGCAACGGAAAACACAACATGAAAATGTTATCAGCGCAGCGAAAAAAGCTGGTATAAAATCGATTGTTTATACCAGTTTGCTAAAAGCTGATTCTTCAACGCTAAGTCTGGCGGGTGAACATGTACAGACCGAGCAAATGTTGAAGACATCTGGAATTCCACATACGATTCTAAGAAACGGCTGGTATACAGAAAATTACCTAATGTCCATTAAGGAAGCTCTAGCGTCAGGAGCTCTCTTGGGCAGTGCTGGCGACGGAAAAATTTCATCGGCAACACGTGAAGACTTTGCCGAAGCTGCTGCTGTCGTGTTGACAAGTGACAATCAAGCTGGCGAAGTTTATGAATTGGCTGGCGATGAATCGTATACTCTGAGGGATTTGGCTGTCGAGGTGAGTCGCCAAAGTGGAAATGATTTTCCTTATAAAAACCTTCCGGAGTCTGAATATGTTGAGGTCTTAAAGTCTATCGGTGTGCCTGAAAGTTTCGCACCTGTAATAGCAGGTTGGGATGTGAGTGCGTCAAAAGGAGATTTGTTTGATGATTCCAAAACCTTATCAAGCCTGATCGGTCGCCCAACAACTCCATTGACAACAGCGGTTAAGGAAGCTTTGAAGTAA
- a CDS encoding DUF4256 domain-containing protein has protein sequence MSKSLLTGAEQTEILKILETRFEENKNRHEDIQWQDVREKLEENPEKLAVLAKMEATGGEPDVVDYDDEKGSYIFFDCSPESPKGRRSLCYDREALDSRKAHKPKNSAIDMSAEMGIEILTEEQYSFLQKLGEYDLKTSSWLLTPHRVRNLGGAIFGDRRFDTVFIYHNGAESYYGARGFRGCVRV, from the coding sequence ATGAGCAAATCCTTATTAACTGGAGCCGAGCAAACTGAGATTTTAAAGATCCTCGAAACTCGTTTCGAGGAAAACAAGAATCGTCACGAGGACATTCAATGGCAGGATGTTAGAGAAAAACTGGAAGAAAATCCCGAAAAACTAGCTGTGCTAGCCAAAATGGAAGCTACCGGAGGCGAGCCTGATGTGGTGGATTACGATGATGAAAAAGGATCCTATATTTTCTTCGACTGTTCACCTGAAAGTCCTAAAGGTCGTAGAAGCCTTTGCTATGACAGGGAAGCGTTGGATTCTCGGAAAGCACATAAACCTAAAAATAGCGCTATCGATATGTCAGCGGAAATGGGCATTGAGATCCTAACGGAAGAACAATATAGCTTTCTACAAAAATTAGGCGAATATGATTTAAAAACATCCAGCTGGCTGTTAACTCCCCATAGGGTTCGTAACCTTGGCGGTGCTATTTTTGGCGATCGAAGATTTGACACCGTTTTTATTTATCATAATGGTGCAGAATCTTACTATGGAGCCAGGGGCTTTCGAGGCTGTGTTAGGGTTTAG
- a CDS encoding SOS response-associated peptidase family protein: MAYQASIPGYEKLKRALPRYEFLYKNKPFLRVGGSSMLYMPTTINLHPNKVVESRWKLLPFWVETEQEAQEFTHTLKAEAESMFEKGSYKSYIQRYRGLLWVDGFFETHLNEENGAKEEFCVRKPEKGVFSLGIVVAPWLNTETNEIINTFSVITTKANTYMEQINNSSKRMPLIIPERSREAWLLEDNEEKIKALMVPYQGTLDAHRIDTLIYNSL; this comes from the coding sequence ATGGCATATCAGGCTTCGATACCCGGTTATGAAAAACTGAAACGAGCACTCCCTCGTTATGAGTTCCTATATAAGAATAAACCCTTCCTAAGGGTCGGAGGCTCGTCAATGCTCTATATGCCGACAACCATCAATTTACATCCGAACAAAGTAGTTGAGAGCCGATGGAAACTTTTACCTTTTTGGGTTGAAACAGAGCAGGAGGCTCAAGAATTTACACATACATTGAAAGCTGAAGCTGAAAGCATGTTTGAGAAAGGTTCTTACAAAAGCTATATCCAGCGCTATAGAGGCTTACTATGGGTGGATGGTTTTTTTGAGACACATCTTAATGAAGAAAATGGAGCAAAAGAAGAGTTTTGTGTTCGGAAACCAGAAAAAGGAGTTTTCTCGTTAGGGATCGTCGTAGCACCATGGTTGAACACAGAAACGAATGAAATTATTAATACTTTCTCTGTAATAACGACGAAAGCCAACACCTATATGGAGCAAATTAATAATAGTTCCAAACGTATGCCATTGATTATTCCCGAACGTTCACGGGAGGCATGGCTTCTCGAGGACAATGAAGAGAAGATTAAGGCACTCATGGTCCCATATCAGGGGACATTAGATGCGCATAGAATCGACACCTTGATCTACAACAGCTTATAA
- a CDS encoding TVP38/TMEM64 family protein, which yields MVASMFLFVVPNLLLLIISSVSYGPLWGSVISLIAVFISSSIAYMIGYSIGPVILRRLLKDKVRVKLTQLVRDYGVGAIILFRLSPVLSNEAISFIPAFLKMRYKRFILATLAGSAPIIGILAFSVGGDNFKPVLIWLSILSIAVYLLYLYIDIRRKRRRKSMA from the coding sequence ATGGTTGCTTCTATGTTTCTGTTCGTTGTACCTAACTTACTTCTACTTATCATCTCTTCCGTAAGTTATGGTCCGCTTTGGGGATCTGTCATATCTCTCATCGCAGTCTTTATCTCCTCATCAATTGCATATATGATTGGTTATTCTATTGGTCCTGTAATCTTACGAAGGCTTTTGAAGGACAAGGTACGAGTGAAGTTGACTCAGCTGGTAAGAGATTACGGTGTTGGAGCAATTATTCTGTTTAGACTTTCTCCGGTGCTTTCAAACGAAGCAATAAGTTTCATTCCCGCTTTTCTCAAAATGCGATATAAACGATTTATATTGGCCACACTCGCCGGGTCGGCACCTATTATCGGAATCCTTGCTTTTTCTGTTGGCGGTGATAATTTTAAACCAGTGTTGATCTGGCTCTCGATTCTTAGTATTGCGGTTTATCTCCTTTATCTTTATATTGATATTCGCAGGAAACGACGCCGCAAGAGCATGGCGTAA
- a CDS encoding pirin family protein, whose product MLDLVIESRMATLSPEMKVKRILPFRLRRMVGPFIFMDHAGPIGNMTVQQATEMDVLPHPHIGLSTVSYLFGGEMTHRDSLGVEQIIRPGEVNWMTAGQGISHSERFEEPSALAGGLEMIQTWVALPEKDEEVAPSFVNYTPDRLPVFTDKGVWMRLIAGEAYGLESKVKTNSPLFYLHVVLQKDTPFALPQEHSERGIYIVRGSIEISGTIYTEGKMLVFTKGVDPLIIAKQDTTLMLLGGEPLGERFIWWNFVSSRRERIEQAKEDWKQGRFILPPTDDKEFIPLPEDKSRPAGSAPNPEPLS is encoded by the coding sequence ATGCTAGACCTCGTTATTGAATCCCGTATGGCGACGTTATCGCCGGAAATGAAAGTAAAGCGTATCTTGCCGTTTCGCTTACGCAGGATGGTAGGGCCATTTATCTTTATGGACCATGCTGGTCCTATCGGCAATATGACAGTTCAGCAAGCAACGGAAATGGACGTTCTCCCCCACCCTCATATTGGACTTTCCACAGTTAGTTATTTATTTGGAGGTGAAATGACACATCGAGACAGTCTGGGTGTTGAGCAAATCATCCGACCAGGTGAAGTTAACTGGATGACCGCTGGTCAGGGAATTTCACACTCAGAAAGGTTTGAAGAACCTTCAGCGTTGGCGGGTGGCCTTGAAATGATTCAGACCTGGGTGGCACTTCCTGAGAAAGATGAAGAAGTAGCCCCATCCTTTGTTAATTATACGCCTGACCGGTTGCCGGTTTTTACAGATAAAGGTGTCTGGATGCGCCTCATAGCAGGTGAAGCTTATGGATTGGAAAGTAAGGTGAAGACTAATTCTCCCCTATTTTATCTTCACGTCGTTTTACAGAAGGACACTCCTTTTGCCCTTCCGCAAGAACATTCTGAGAGAGGAATTTATATAGTTAGAGGTTCAATTGAAATATCCGGCACCATATATACGGAAGGCAAAATGCTTGTATTCACAAAAGGTGTTGACCCGTTAATAATTGCAAAACAAGACACTACCCTGATGCTCTTAGGAGGTGAACCTTTGGGGGAACGTTTTATTTGGTGGAATTTCGTCTCTTCACGTCGAGAGCGCATTGAGCAAGCTAAAGAAGATTGGAAGCAGGGTCGATTTATCCTGCCACCAACTGATGATAAGGAATTTATTCCCCTACCGGAAGATAAATCACGACCAGCAGGCTCAGCGCCAAACCCTGAACCGTTATCCTAA
- a CDS encoding beta-N-acetylhexosaminidase — MRSFLIVCLILLFIVPLANAQEVSIIPEPVNLELKTGTFTIDKKTKIVYEKGNVDLRAIGEKLSDQIKELTGFQLEVTDGGQNDAQQNIYLSLNKKSDTLGNEGYSLDVDKNGIQAKANKEAGIFYAAQTIYQLIPTDKEKDAQLSSVTVPAVEISDYPRFGWRGLMLDVGRYFYSVDFIKEYIDNIAMHKMNTFHWHLTEDHGWRIEIKQYPKLIEIGAWRDGTQFSRFQGDINKNPHGGFYTQDQIREVVKYAQERYITIIPEIEMPGHATAALSAYPELSCTGGPFIIPDHWGIQKEIFCAGNEQTFEFLENVLAEVADLFPSPIIHIGGDEAPKDRWKACAKCQKRIKDENLKDEHELQSYFITRIEKFVNSKGKKIIGWDEILEGGLAPNAMVMSWRGEKGGIAAAKLKHEVIMAPNTYAYFDYHQGEHDLEPRGFGNLLTLEKVYSYEPRHESFTDEEAGYIKGVQGNVWAEFIHTPEKVQYFAFPRAAALAEIAWSPSSKKDWESFQKRIEDQYKRYELAGMNYSTSAYDVWIDSSIDSIGGIANVSLSTQSYQPEIRYTVDGSEPTNESPVYQQAITIPLPGTVKAATFRDGKRISDRSARSFFIKPTTD; from the coding sequence ATGAGATCATTTTTAATAGTTTGCTTGATTTTGCTTTTTATCGTACCTCTTGCTAATGCACAGGAAGTTTCAATCATCCCCGAACCTGTCAATCTAGAACTAAAGACGGGTACGTTTACGATAGACAAAAAAACAAAAATTGTATACGAAAAGGGGAATGTTGATTTGCGGGCGATCGGAGAAAAACTATCTGACCAAATTAAAGAGCTTACTGGTTTTCAATTAGAAGTAACTGATGGTGGACAAAATGATGCACAGCAAAACATCTATTTATCGTTGAATAAGAAGTCTGACACATTGGGAAACGAGGGCTATTCCCTCGACGTGGACAAAAATGGAATCCAGGCGAAAGCAAATAAGGAAGCTGGAATATTTTATGCAGCGCAGACAATATATCAATTGATCCCAACTGATAAAGAAAAAGATGCGCAGTTATCTTCAGTAACCGTCCCCGCAGTTGAAATATCAGACTACCCGCGTTTTGGATGGAGGGGGTTGATGTTGGATGTCGGTCGCTATTTTTATTCCGTTGATTTCATAAAAGAATATATCGATAACATCGCCATGCATAAAATGAATACGTTTCATTGGCATTTGACAGAAGATCATGGTTGGAGGATTGAAATTAAGCAATATCCGAAGTTAATAGAAATAGGCGCCTGGCGTGATGGTACACAGTTTAGCAGATTCCAGGGTGATATTAATAAAAATCCACATGGTGGATTCTATACACAAGATCAGATCCGTGAGGTTGTTAAATATGCTCAGGAGCGCTATATTACAATAATTCCAGAAATTGAAATGCCGGGACATGCAACCGCGGCATTAAGTGCGTATCCCGAGTTGTCTTGTACCGGTGGACCATTTATAATCCCTGATCATTGGGGTATTCAGAAGGAAATCTTTTGCGCAGGAAATGAACAGACATTTGAGTTTCTAGAAAATGTATTGGCTGAGGTAGCAGATCTTTTCCCGTCACCGATTATTCATATAGGAGGAGACGAAGCACCTAAGGATCGGTGGAAAGCTTGTGCTAAGTGCCAAAAACGAATAAAAGATGAGAACCTGAAAGATGAGCATGAATTGCAGAGTTATTTTATTACACGAATCGAGAAATTTGTGAACAGTAAAGGCAAAAAGATCATCGGTTGGGATGAGATCTTGGAAGGAGGGTTAGCCCCGAACGCGATGGTAATGTCATGGCGCGGTGAAAAAGGAGGGATTGCTGCAGCCAAGTTGAAGCATGAGGTGATTATGGCACCAAATACCTATGCTTATTTTGATTACCATCAAGGTGAACATGATTTGGAGCCTAGAGGGTTCGGAAATTTACTAACGCTTGAGAAGGTTTATTCTTATGAACCACGTCATGAATCTTTTACGGATGAAGAAGCCGGTTATATTAAAGGGGTTCAGGGAAATGTATGGGCTGAATTCATTCATACACCTGAAAAAGTCCAATATTTCGCGTTCCCTCGTGCTGCAGCTTTAGCCGAAATTGCATGGTCGCCCTCCTCTAAAAAGGACTGGGAGAGTTTTCAAAAACGTATTGAAGATCAGTATAAGCGTTACGAACTGGCTGGCATGAACTATTCTACCAGTGCATACGATGTTTGGATCGACAGTTCAATAGATTCCATCGGCGGCATAGCAAATGTATCTTTGAGCACGCAAAGCTACCAACCTGAAATTCGTTATACGGTGGACGGGTCAGAACCCACTAACGAGTCACCAGTTTATCAGCAAGCAATTACAATCCCTTTACCTGGTACGGTGAAAGCTGCTACGTTCAGAGATGGAAAACGAATTAGTGATCGGAGTGCACGTTCGTTTTTTATCAAACCGACAACAGACTAA
- the pdeM gene encoding ligase-associated DNA damage response endonuclease PdeM — translation MNTQEIEIVFANEKLTLNNQRCLFWKRKIMLVLSDLHLGKAAHFRKSGIAIPKLVTVDDLNRLENLLIHYSPEELVIVGDLVHAETNKEINLFNILASKFPTIRIVLVRGNHDRFSNEQLVAMGINEVLNVFQADPISFSHNFVTELDSHWIVGHIHPGVRIEMPTKRFMRLPCFVVTDTHIVLPAFSRFTGLDTQYNMSKKAKYFAFDEKTIFKIEHF, via the coding sequence ATGAACACTCAAGAAATCGAGATCGTATTCGCTAACGAGAAATTGACGCTTAATAACCAGCGGTGTTTGTTTTGGAAACGAAAGATAATGTTGGTTTTGTCTGACCTGCACCTTGGAAAAGCTGCTCACTTCCGGAAAAGTGGGATTGCCATTCCAAAATTGGTGACTGTGGATGATCTAAATCGGCTAGAAAACCTATTAATCCATTACTCACCCGAAGAGCTTGTGATTGTTGGTGACTTAGTGCATGCAGAGACGAACAAGGAAATAAATTTATTCAATATACTTGCGTCAAAGTTTCCTACAATTCGTATCGTTTTGGTTCGGGGTAATCACGACCGTTTTTCAAATGAACAATTGGTTGCAATGGGTATCAACGAAGTGCTTAATGTCTTCCAAGCTGATCCAATAAGTTTTTCTCATAACTTTGTTACCGAACTAGATAGCCATTGGATCGTTGGCCACATTCATCCGGGGGTTCGCATTGAAATGCCAACGAAACGCTTTATGAGGCTTCCTTGTTTCGTAGTTACTGACACCCATATAGTTCTTCCCGCTTTTAGCCGTTTCACCGGATTAGATACTCAATATAATATGTCTAAAAAAGCAAAATATTTTGCTTTTGATGAGAAAACTATTTTTAAGATAGAACATTTCTGA
- a CDS encoding ligase-associated DNA damage response DEXH box helicase, with protein sequence MAKEPIQNTGGYRLVTDWMATMGNAPFEFQKKTWENFDRGYSGMVVAPTGFGKTFSVFLAVVIDFINHSDSYQPGLKLLWITPLRSLAKDLAKAMQGAVDGIGLDWAVEVRNGDTDVKIKQRQTRQMPDVLLVTPETLHLLLAQKGRTKFFSTLRCIAVDEWHELLGTKRGVMVELALGYLQGLYKEIKVWGITATIGNLNEALKVLLPSAKQLIKVVAKEKKKIEIIPVFPDEVEVLPWAGHLGGRLVEKVVPIIVRSNSTIIFTNTRSQSEIWYQLLLEAHPDFAGQIAIHHSSIDSHIRQWIEEALGEGKLKAVIATSSLDLGIDLKPVDTVIQIGSSKGVARFIQRAGRSGHSPFETSKIYFVPTHSLELIEGAALKEAVQKGVIEEKQPLVLTYDVLVQFLVTLALGGGFKSEELFPLVQNTYVFSEMTKDDWNWCLQFITLGGSIGQNYEEFHKVVRGDDGIFVVKKRRIAMLHRMNIGVIVSDAMMRVKFVTGGYVGMVEEYFISKLKPNSKFILAGRVLELARIKEMTIYVRLSSGKAIAPAWLGGRLPLSANLSHFLRRKLAQASRVNSSEPELRFLAPLFIKQAENSGIPMEDELLVEKIQTRDGHHLFIYPFEGRLVHEVMASLIAYRISKLYPISFSMAMNDYGFELFSDSEINLDNDQLRKILTKENLMTDVFSSINATEMAKRKFRDIAVISGLVVQNIPGSQRSFKSIQSSSGIIFQVLEEHDPQNLLLRQTYMEVFNQQLEEPRLMAAFERISRSKIIYRESSKFTPLSFPIKVDSLRQSLSSEDLAKRIAKMQNNSLKSEKRKK encoded by the coding sequence ATGGCGAAGGAACCGATACAAAACACTGGAGGCTATAGACTCGTCACCGATTGGATGGCGACTATGGGAAACGCCCCATTTGAATTTCAGAAAAAAACTTGGGAGAATTTTGACAGGGGGTACAGTGGTATGGTGGTAGCACCCACAGGCTTTGGTAAAACTTTTTCGGTTTTTCTGGCTGTAGTCATCGACTTTATTAATCATTCGGATAGTTATCAGCCAGGCTTGAAATTACTGTGGATAACGCCACTCCGTTCGTTGGCCAAGGATCTCGCAAAAGCTATGCAGGGGGCTGTCGACGGTATTGGATTGGATTGGGCAGTTGAAGTCAGGAATGGTGACACCGATGTAAAAATTAAACAAAGACAGACTCGTCAAATGCCGGATGTGCTGTTGGTTACTCCCGAAACCTTACATTTGTTACTTGCGCAAAAAGGAAGAACTAAGTTCTTTAGTACATTAAGGTGCATTGCCGTAGATGAATGGCACGAACTATTAGGGACGAAGCGGGGAGTGATGGTAGAGTTAGCTTTGGGGTACCTTCAAGGCTTGTATAAGGAGATTAAGGTTTGGGGGATTACGGCCACAATCGGGAACTTAAATGAGGCCTTGAAGGTATTACTTCCATCAGCAAAGCAACTAATTAAGGTGGTTGCTAAGGAAAAGAAGAAAATCGAAATAATCCCAGTGTTTCCAGATGAAGTTGAAGTTCTTCCTTGGGCTGGACACCTCGGTGGCAGGTTGGTAGAGAAGGTTGTTCCAATTATTGTACGAAGCAACTCGACCATCATCTTTACTAATACAAGAAGTCAAAGCGAAATTTGGTATCAATTACTGCTGGAAGCACATCCTGATTTTGCAGGCCAAATTGCTATACACCACAGTTCTATTGATAGTCATATTAGGCAATGGATCGAAGAAGCCCTTGGTGAAGGAAAATTGAAAGCAGTTATAGCTACGTCGTCGTTAGATTTGGGTATCGATTTAAAACCGGTAGATACCGTAATACAAATTGGTTCGAGTAAAGGAGTGGCACGATTTATACAGCGAGCGGGCAGGAGTGGTCATTCGCCTTTTGAAACTTCGAAAATATATTTTGTACCTACGCATTCACTTGAACTGATCGAAGGGGCGGCATTAAAAGAAGCAGTTCAAAAAGGAGTGATCGAAGAGAAGCAGCCGCTGGTATTGACCTATGATGTTTTGGTGCAGTTTCTAGTAACACTTGCTTTAGGTGGTGGCTTTAAATCGGAAGAATTATTTCCATTGGTTCAAAACACCTATGTTTTTTCAGAAATGACAAAAGATGACTGGAACTGGTGTCTTCAATTTATTACACTAGGAGGTAGCATCGGTCAGAATTATGAAGAATTCCATAAGGTAGTTAGGGGTGACGACGGCATATTCGTTGTTAAAAAAAGGCGGATTGCTATGCTTCACCGTATGAATATTGGCGTAATTGTCAGTGACGCTATGATGCGAGTGAAGTTCGTAACTGGAGGATATGTGGGTATGGTTGAGGAATATTTTATTTCTAAACTGAAACCGAATAGCAAATTTATTTTGGCGGGAAGGGTGTTAGAATTAGCTCGCATTAAAGAAATGACGATTTATGTGCGACTCTCTTCTGGGAAGGCAATAGCACCAGCCTGGCTCGGCGGGCGACTTCCTTTAAGTGCCAACCTGAGCCATTTCCTACGGAGAAAATTGGCTCAAGCCAGCAGAGTCAACTCTAGTGAACCTGAATTAAGGTTTTTGGCGCCGTTGTTTATTAAACAAGCAGAGAACTCTGGAATTCCTATGGAGGACGAGCTTTTAGTTGAAAAAATACAGACACGGGATGGACATCACCTTTTTATATATCCATTTGAAGGGCGCTTAGTTCATGAGGTGATGGCGTCTTTGATTGCGTACCGTATCAGCAAACTTTACCCGATCAGTTTCTCTATGGCAATGAATGACTATGGGTTCGAGCTGTTTTCTGATTCAGAAATTAATTTGGATAACGACCAGTTGCGAAAAATACTTACGAAGGAGAACTTAATGACGGATGTTTTTAGCAGTATAAACGCGACCGAAATGGCTAAAAGGAAATTTAGAGATATTGCAGTTATCTCTGGTTTAGTCGTTCAGAATATACCAGGATCTCAAAGAAGTTTTAAAAGTATACAGTCGTCGTCCGGTATTATTTTTCAAGTATTAGAAGAACATGACCCACAGAATCTTTTATTACGTCAGACCTACATGGAGGTTTTCAACCAACAGCTGGAAGAACCGCGGTTAATGGCTGCATTTGAACGCATAAGCCGAAGTAAGATCATTTATAGAGAATCATCGAAATTCACACCATTGAGTTTCCCGATCAAAGTTGATAGCTTGCGTCAATCTTTATCCAGTGAAGATCTTGCAAAGCGCATTGCGAAAATGCAAAACAATAGTCTGAAATCAGAGAAAAGGAAAAAATGA